In one window of Nocardiopsis aegyptia DNA:
- a CDS encoding lasso peptide biosynthesis B2 protein yields MLTGRSAADVSDLAAANGDTGTVVTDGGRADALRRLIGRRWLIASSEPSRWRSVQRARPQPPSWGTRESPAALSPVGSAPLRWYLIGSTALAVVLMSRHSGPTRTRLARIRSLALGPRRQYRTDVAEAGNAVRAVRGVGRVLPLRVACLEEATASALALRWTGYRALWRHGVATDPVRLHAWIEVDGHPVGESDDITDYTPFEEPYE; encoded by the coding sequence ATGCTCACCGGAAGGTCGGCGGCGGACGTGTCCGACCTGGCCGCAGCCAACGGGGATACCGGGACCGTGGTGACCGACGGCGGACGTGCCGACGCCCTACGGCGACTGATCGGTCGTCGCTGGCTGATCGCCTCCTCAGAACCCTCCAGGTGGCGAAGCGTGCAGCGTGCGAGGCCACAGCCACCCAGTTGGGGAACCAGGGAATCACCTGCCGCTCTGTCCCCTGTCGGTTCGGCCCCGCTGCGGTGGTACCTGATCGGCTCGACCGCGCTCGCCGTGGTGCTGATGTCCCGTCATTCGGGGCCCACGCGCACTCGCCTCGCCCGGATCAGGAGCCTTGCGCTGGGACCGCGCCGACAGTACAGGACCGACGTGGCCGAGGCTGGGAACGCCGTCCGCGCCGTGCGCGGGGTTGGCCGTGTCCTTCCGCTCCGTGTCGCCTGTCTCGAAGAGGCCACCGCCTCGGCACTGGCCCTGCGCTGGACGGGGTACCGAGCCCTCTGGAGGCACGGGGTCGCCACCGATCCGGTCCGACTGCACGCCTGGATCGAGGTCGACGGGCACCCGGTCGGAGAATCCGACGACATCACCGACTACACACCATTCGAGGAGCCGTATGAGTGA
- a CDS encoding albusnodin/ikarugamycin family macrolactam cyclase, whose product MHFFGGTFTTGGGESWIPEKTRWSLRQPSAHVWTTGVRDRIQIAEVPSRRRWAVVIGAHGVSESELTGWLRGTSPTAPATWPGSYTVVLGDGPRTSVFADPAHAIPIYYTEVDGIVVWASSSHALSGLSKAGINTDWICALVCDPAGFAPADRSAFDNVSLVPAGHRLELGTAGAPIVRRWWSPPAPIHPRGASDGFRRALGDAVDVRLRMGETVSCDLSGGLDSTSLCLLAASRAQPGQRIIASTVHPRNVDRGGDLDYARAAADGRAGMAHVTIPLADDAAPFTGIEGGPAVDEPAPSTITSVRHRRGYALVAAHGSTMHISGDGGDALLMQGPEHTSRLLRRGRLLRALRDLHGWARINRVGSARLMTDIICSRREDTHPHPWLTLRPAHEARHSSVGNRARTSKSDAELIGLVGIGRTARADVQLAGHVGLRLETPFLDRAVVEAALRFPFTHRGSPWEYKPQITTALVDVLPPAVRRRCAKGGTDADHHQGLRINLTSVLKLADGWLAGHGIIDPRVLRSELRRAASGRPTAWGLIEPVIAAEVWARSVEAGRAPVWFREAERSGVRA is encoded by the coding sequence GTGCATTTCTTCGGAGGAACGTTCACGACGGGCGGCGGTGAGTCGTGGATCCCCGAGAAGACCCGCTGGTCGTTGAGACAGCCCTCGGCGCATGTATGGACGACCGGAGTCAGGGATCGGATCCAGATCGCGGAAGTACCGTCCCGGCGACGGTGGGCTGTCGTCATCGGTGCCCACGGCGTGAGCGAGTCGGAGCTGACAGGCTGGCTGAGAGGGACGTCCCCTACCGCGCCCGCCACCTGGCCGGGCTCCTACACGGTCGTGCTGGGCGACGGCCCGAGAACCTCCGTCTTCGCCGACCCGGCACACGCCATACCGATCTACTACACCGAGGTCGACGGTATCGTCGTCTGGGCTTCGTCCAGCCACGCCCTGTCAGGGCTGTCGAAGGCGGGCATCAACACGGACTGGATCTGCGCCCTGGTGTGCGACCCGGCGGGGTTCGCACCAGCCGACCGCTCGGCCTTCGACAACGTCTCACTCGTACCGGCCGGCCATCGCCTGGAGCTCGGCACGGCAGGAGCCCCGATCGTCCGACGTTGGTGGAGTCCTCCGGCCCCCATCCACCCACGCGGTGCCTCAGACGGGTTCCGGCGCGCCCTCGGTGACGCTGTGGACGTGCGTCTCCGCATGGGAGAAACGGTCTCCTGCGACCTCAGCGGAGGGCTCGACTCGACCTCGCTGTGCCTGCTGGCGGCGAGCCGGGCGCAGCCTGGGCAGCGCATCATCGCCTCCACCGTCCACCCTCGGAACGTCGACCGCGGCGGCGATCTCGACTACGCGCGTGCGGCAGCGGACGGACGCGCGGGCATGGCGCACGTGACCATCCCCTTGGCGGACGACGCGGCTCCCTTCACCGGGATCGAGGGCGGTCCCGCGGTGGACGAGCCGGCGCCCTCGACGATCACCAGCGTCCGGCACCGGCGCGGCTACGCACTGGTCGCCGCACACGGAAGCACGATGCACATCAGTGGCGACGGTGGCGATGCGCTGTTGATGCAGGGGCCTGAACACACGTCGCGGCTGCTGAGACGGGGCCGACTTCTTCGGGCACTTCGCGACCTCCACGGCTGGGCCAGGATCAATCGTGTCGGCTCAGCCCGTCTGATGACGGACATCATCTGCTCCAGGCGGGAGGACACGCATCCGCACCCCTGGCTCACGCTGCGGCCCGCCCACGAGGCCCGGCACTCCTCCGTGGGGAACCGGGCCAGGACCTCGAAATCGGATGCCGAACTCATCGGACTGGTCGGCATCGGGCGCACCGCGCGGGCCGACGTGCAGCTCGCCGGTCATGTGGGCCTCCGGTTGGAGACGCCCTTCCTCGACCGAGCCGTCGTCGAAGCGGCGCTGAGGTTCCCCTTCACCCACAGGGGATCGCCGTGGGAGTACAAGCCCCAGATCACCACCGCCCTGGTCGACGTGCTTCCTCCCGCCGTACGCCGACGATGCGCGAAGGGCGGGACGGACGCCGACCACCACCAGGGCCTGCGCATCAATCTGACCTCAGTCCTCAAACTCGCGGACGGATGGCTGGCCGGCCATGGGATCATCGATCCACGCGTGCTGCGGTCGGAGCTACGGAGAGCTGCGTCCGGTCGCCCGACGGCGTGGGGGCTGATCGAACCGGTCATAGCCGCAGAGGTCTGGGCCCGCTCCGTCGAAGCGGGCCGAGCGCCCGTCTGGTTCAGAGAAGCGGAGCGGAGTGGAGTGCGGGCATGA
- a CDS encoding AAA family ATPase, producing MIKRIISVRDFRCYQSWKPHRKAAFHRLNLVYAPNGTGKSTLAELLSGVPRDEQWSHGMRVEIQPGDDPSQTVTVDGPEHWIWDNVRLFNAEYVRRNLRFNADDGDTAGADAPALLYLGEKDVERQERRKQAQQEIERLTQLLKESRKERDSADREAGDLCTALGRRVNDTLRGKAPCFSRQFDKRHVVNALAEPPPAWAELHSTHEQDRALLNTASAEQIPPVDPDPLPVGDVLSQTCALLARTVASEAVAGLRDRPDHETWVRRGLELHADLDTCAFCEGDITPQRRERLDRHFDEAYTRLLRDLDESLRQIRRLRDRAKEFSTALPHEAQFFEDLREEYAGAAKEIHAALTALVDDLDRMSELLEEKKTAMFADLNLPVDVVPGKIDTSMVNGIIGEHNDRTHSLESGRAEAAERQFQRMLREIREPWGRHRDRAAELTARIDDAEGALRNNQEILRQSPAEGLDPHHLVSTLNTDVNSLLRRADLTFEYHGDRYRLLRHGTPARHLSEGEKTAIALVYFLVSLTGHGQDLQRTIVVVDDPVSSLDDQVMTGVQSMLVSQLDPLSPQPPCRQLFVLTHNAAFLRMWAKELTRGRGNRNPNKFVPVTASLHMMKSTRRGSTTEPGSRRPELTPVDLATKNIEVLESEYHRLFYQVAHDLLESCASIDVEADLRLITESSNSTRQLLEHFLEFSYPNQAGKFVNVVEHALKNEPVRARRISTLLNSNSHRSPDPEGKELLSDEARGAITDVFRLMNEVNPGHFDGMCNRLGIGEHTGMLLSD from the coding sequence GTGATCAAGCGCATCATCTCTGTCCGGGACTTCCGCTGCTACCAGAGCTGGAAGCCGCACCGGAAGGCCGCCTTCCATCGACTCAACCTTGTCTACGCCCCCAACGGCACGGGCAAGAGCACCCTCGCGGAACTGCTCAGCGGTGTCCCCCGGGACGAGCAGTGGTCCCACGGGATGCGCGTGGAGATCCAGCCCGGAGACGACCCGTCCCAGACCGTGACGGTGGACGGACCCGAGCACTGGATCTGGGACAACGTGCGCCTCTTCAACGCCGAGTACGTCCGCAGGAACCTGAGGTTCAACGCCGACGACGGCGACACCGCCGGAGCGGACGCGCCGGCCTTGCTGTACCTGGGAGAGAAGGACGTCGAACGGCAGGAGCGCCGGAAGCAGGCCCAGCAGGAGATCGAGCGACTGACACAGCTCCTGAAGGAGTCGCGGAAGGAACGCGACTCGGCGGACAGGGAGGCCGGAGACCTCTGTACCGCTCTGGGGCGCCGGGTGAACGACACCCTCAGGGGCAAGGCACCCTGCTTCAGTCGGCAGTTCGACAAGCGGCACGTGGTGAACGCCCTGGCCGAACCGCCCCCTGCGTGGGCGGAGCTCCACAGCACCCACGAGCAGGACCGGGCACTGCTGAACACCGCCTCCGCGGAGCAGATCCCCCCGGTCGACCCCGACCCGCTTCCCGTCGGGGACGTGCTGTCACAGACCTGCGCTCTCCTGGCACGTACAGTCGCCTCGGAGGCGGTCGCCGGCCTCCGGGACAGGCCCGACCACGAAACCTGGGTCAGGCGAGGCCTGGAGCTGCACGCGGACCTCGACACCTGTGCGTTTTGCGAAGGCGATATCACTCCCCAGCGGAGGGAACGACTGGACCGCCACTTCGACGAGGCCTACACACGCCTGCTCCGGGATCTCGATGAGAGCCTCAGGCAGATCCGACGACTCAGGGACCGCGCCAAGGAGTTCTCCACCGCCCTGCCGCACGAGGCGCAGTTCTTCGAGGATCTCAGGGAGGAGTACGCCGGGGCAGCCAAGGAGATCCATGCCGCGCTCACCGCACTCGTGGACGACCTGGACAGGATGTCCGAGCTGCTCGAAGAGAAGAAGACGGCGATGTTCGCCGACCTCAACCTCCCCGTCGACGTCGTGCCGGGAAAGATCGACACCTCCATGGTCAACGGGATCATCGGCGAGCACAACGACCGGACCCACAGCCTGGAGAGCGGCCGGGCCGAGGCGGCCGAGCGCCAGTTCCAGCGCATGCTCAGGGAGATCAGGGAGCCCTGGGGTCGACACCGGGACAGGGCCGCGGAGCTGACCGCGCGGATCGATGACGCCGAGGGGGCGCTGCGCAACAACCAGGAAATCCTCCGCCAGTCCCCCGCGGAGGGGTTGGACCCCCACCACCTCGTGTCCACGCTCAATACCGACGTCAACAGCCTGTTGCGGCGCGCGGACCTCACCTTCGAGTACCACGGCGACCGCTACCGCCTGCTGCGGCACGGCACACCCGCACGGCACCTGAGTGAGGGCGAGAAGACCGCGATCGCCCTGGTCTACTTCCTCGTGAGCCTGACCGGGCACGGGCAGGACCTCCAGCGCACCATCGTCGTGGTGGACGACCCCGTGTCCAGCCTTGACGACCAGGTGATGACCGGGGTGCAGTCGATGCTGGTCAGCCAGCTCGACCCCCTGAGCCCGCAGCCCCCCTGCCGACAGCTCTTCGTCCTCACCCACAACGCCGCCTTCCTGCGCATGTGGGCCAAGGAGCTGACCCGGGGCAGGGGAAACCGCAACCCGAACAAGTTCGTGCCGGTCACCGCGAGCCTGCACATGATGAAGTCAACCCGCAGGGGCTCCACGACCGAACCCGGATCGCGCCGCCCCGAACTGACCCCCGTGGACCTGGCGACCAAGAACATCGAGGTACTGGAGTCCGAGTACCACCGGCTCTTCTACCAGGTCGCCCACGACCTACTGGAGTCGTGTGCGTCCATCGACGTGGAGGCCGACCTCAGGCTGATCACCGAGTCGTCCAACAGCACCCGGCAGCTGCTGGAGCACTTCCTGGAATTCAGCTACCCCAACCAGGCGGGCAAGTTCGTCAACGTCGTCGAACACGCATTGAAGAACGAGCCGGTGCGGGCGCGCCGCATCAGCACCCTTCTCAACAGCAACTCGCACCGGAGCCCCGACCCCGAGGGAAAGGAGCTGTTGAGCGACGAAGCGCGGGGGGCGATCACCGACGTGTTTCGACTGATGAACGAAGTCAACCCGGGACACTTCGATGGCATGTGCAACCGCCTGGGCATCGGCGAGCACACGGGCATGCTGCTCTCGGACTGA
- a CDS encoding AAA family ATPase, whose protein sequence is MLLQFRVANWESIRDEQELSLVAADEHDDLAVRDIPGTELKALPVVGVFGANASGKSKLMRAMAYARDAVRYSHNRWNPRGGTGRVPFALDEAAVARPSEFAFDFVLDGVRHEYGFAVDDRAVASEWLYSWPRGRMRVLFERRGPQEIELGPGLRRGFGNRTRMVWESVRANSLFVSAGAAGNHPLLTRVYDWVDQMTMAFDENGGVRLELTLRMLAGPEQELCHLLTQYADLGISDIRSEERELPKEARAHASAVFRLLNPDGPPVTEESWRQSPEIVVSHWSPGGTVELPYRAESSGTHTWLALVGVVVRALAKGRVLVVDELDARLHPNLAGQLVRLFSEPETNPCGAQLVFNTHDVTLLSRRSYGYLTRDQAWFTEKGTDGATELVALREYKVRDDRDDVVKKYLLGAYSAVPTFDGDVGRELARLVAERAVMCRCGAEQAEAKQAPQSEENWDEESQKQVSPLL, encoded by the coding sequence GTGCTGCTGCAGTTTCGTGTGGCGAACTGGGAATCCATTCGGGACGAGCAGGAGCTGAGCCTGGTCGCCGCCGACGAACACGACGACCTCGCCGTGCGGGACATTCCGGGCACGGAGCTGAAGGCGCTGCCCGTGGTCGGTGTGTTCGGTGCGAACGCCTCGGGCAAGTCGAAACTGATGCGGGCGATGGCCTACGCGCGCGACGCCGTCCGATATTCGCACAATCGGTGGAATCCCCGGGGCGGGACCGGGCGCGTCCCCTTCGCCCTGGACGAGGCCGCGGTGGCGCGCCCGTCGGAGTTCGCCTTCGACTTCGTGTTGGACGGGGTCCGCCACGAGTACGGTTTCGCGGTGGATGACCGCGCGGTGGCCTCCGAATGGCTGTACAGCTGGCCGCGCGGCCGGATGCGGGTCCTCTTCGAGCGCCGGGGTCCACAGGAGATCGAGCTCGGCCCCGGCCTGCGCAGAGGCTTCGGCAACCGGACCCGGATGGTGTGGGAATCGGTGCGGGCCAACAGTCTCTTCGTGTCGGCCGGCGCGGCCGGGAACCACCCGCTGCTCACCCGTGTCTACGACTGGGTCGACCAGATGACGATGGCGTTCGATGAGAACGGCGGCGTGCGCCTGGAACTCACCCTGCGCATGCTCGCGGGGCCCGAGCAAGAGCTGTGCCACCTCCTGACGCAGTACGCCGATCTCGGCATCTCCGACATCCGTTCGGAGGAGAGGGAACTGCCGAAGGAGGCCAGGGCACACGCCTCGGCGGTCTTTCGCCTGCTCAATCCGGACGGCCCTCCGGTCACGGAGGAGAGCTGGCGCCAGTCACCGGAGATCGTCGTCTCGCACTGGTCCCCCGGTGGAACCGTGGAACTGCCGTACCGGGCCGAATCGAGTGGCACGCACACCTGGCTGGCGCTGGTGGGCGTGGTGGTCCGGGCGCTGGCGAAGGGCCGTGTGCTCGTGGTCGACGAACTGGACGCGCGGCTGCACCCCAACCTGGCCGGCCAACTCGTCCGGCTCTTCTCCGAACCGGAGACCAACCCCTGCGGAGCGCAGCTCGTGTTCAACACCCATGACGTCACGCTGCTGAGTCGGCGCTCCTACGGTTACCTGACCAGGGATCAGGCGTGGTTCACGGAGAAGGGGACGGATGGGGCGACGGAGCTGGTGGCGCTGCGCGAGTACAAAGTGCGTGATGACCGCGACGACGTGGTCAAAAAATACCTTTTGGGGGCATATTCCGCAGTGCCCACCTTTGATGGCGATGTGGGTCGTGAACTCGCCCGCCTTGTCGCTGAACGTGCGGTAATGTGCCGGTGTGGCGCTGAACAGGCAGAAGCGAAACAAGCCCCTCAATCCGAAGAAAATTGGGACGAGGAATCCCAGAAGCAGGTATCTCCTCTTTTGTGA
- a CDS encoding RloB family protein, with the protein MKRRQRFSNVSIEVGSQHGEPYKLVRAAQKRMGSAHRRRRDQGDRYNEVWCVIDVEAPRPHDSLDEAMGLARDCGIHIAYANPCFELWLLLHRDDVSGYLDTNAAIEKMKGLKCCYTGKKDFDPAHFFGDPQRQAIRRAERLAERYRGVAHPRDRNPWTDIHVLVRGLLDQA; encoded by the coding sequence ATGAAGAGACGTCAGCGCTTCTCGAACGTGTCGATCGAGGTCGGGTCCCAGCACGGTGAGCCGTACAAGCTGGTCAGGGCCGCGCAGAAGCGCATGGGCTCCGCGCACCGGAGGCGCAGGGACCAGGGCGACCGGTACAACGAGGTGTGGTGTGTGATCGACGTCGAGGCGCCGCGTCCGCACGACTCCCTGGACGAGGCGATGGGTCTGGCGCGGGATTGCGGAATCCATATCGCCTACGCGAACCCCTGCTTCGAACTCTGGCTGCTTCTGCACCGGGACGACGTCAGTGGATATCTGGACACGAACGCCGCCATTGAGAAGATGAAGGGACTGAAGTGCTGCTATACGGGCAAGAAGGATTTCGATCCCGCGCACTTCTTCGGAGACCCGCAGCGGCAAGCGATCAGGCGGGCCGAACGCTTGGCCGAGCGGTACAGGGGCGTCGCCCATCCGCGTGACCGGAACCCGTGGACGGACATTCACGTTCTGGTGCGCGGCCTTCTCGACCAGGCGTGA
- a CDS encoding GNAT family N-acetyltransferase — MSDTAAPLLWAETGGVALGPLRGDLAREYWRWENDPGAVLGYGRQVPESPESRAEGLEHQLRGAPDQARFTVYDLKGDEPRPAGLASLLIDHQVRTAEYVLVVAPEARGKGVGTAATRLTLDYAFHVTGLDMVWLKVLEPNEAGRRAYAKAGFQEVGVLRSAGQWRGRRCGEVVMDAVPEDFMGASAFETAD, encoded by the coding sequence ATGAGTGACACCGCTGCCCCCCTCCTGTGGGCCGAGACCGGCGGGGTGGCGCTCGGGCCGCTGCGCGGCGACCTGGCCCGTGAGTACTGGCGGTGGGAGAACGACCCCGGCGCGGTGCTCGGGTACGGACGCCAGGTTCCCGAGAGCCCCGAGTCCCGGGCCGAAGGGCTGGAGCACCAGTTGCGGGGCGCACCCGACCAGGCACGGTTCACCGTCTACGACCTGAAGGGCGACGAGCCCCGGCCGGCGGGGCTGGCGAGCCTGCTCATCGACCACCAGGTGCGCACCGCCGAGTACGTCCTCGTCGTCGCTCCCGAGGCGCGCGGGAAAGGCGTGGGCACCGCGGCCACGCGCCTGACCCTGGACTACGCCTTCCACGTCACCGGACTGGACATGGTGTGGCTGAAGGTGCTGGAACCGAACGAGGCCGGGCGCCGCGCCTACGCCAAGGCAGGCTTCCAGGAGGTCGGCGTCCTGCGCAGCGCGGGGCAGTGGCGGGGTCGCCGCTGCGGAGAGGTGGTCATGGACGCCGTACCCGAGGACTTCATGGGGGCTTCCGCGTTCGAGACCGCGGACTGA